In Rhodamnia argentea isolate NSW1041297 chromosome 4, ASM2092103v1, whole genome shotgun sequence, the following proteins share a genomic window:
- the LOC115756796 gene encoding abscisic acid receptor PYL2: MEPSRGRNPNPNPPQGLTSDELAELDSVIRTYHRFEPSPNTCTSLITQKIEAPARHVWPLVRSFDNPQRYKHFIKSCHVRGSGDGCVRVGSVRDVTVVSGLPASTSTEQLEILDDEHHILSFRVVGGVHRLKNYRSVTSVNEFEREGKVYTVVLESYVVDIPEGNTGEDTKMFADTVIKLNLEKLGVVSVASMHGGHG; encoded by the coding sequence ATGGAGCCGAGTCGGGGCCGGAACCCGAACCCCAACCCGCCTCAAGGGCTAACGTCGGATGAGCTTGCGGAGCTCGACTCCGTCATCCGGACTTACCACAGGTTCGAGCCCTCGCCGAACACGTGCACGTCCCTCATCACGCAGAAGATCGAGGCCCCCGCCCGGCACGTCTGGCCCTTGGTCCGCAGCTTCGACAACCCGCAGCGGTACAAGCACTTTATCAAGAGCTGCCACGTGCGGGGCAGCGGAGACGGCTGCGTGCGCGTTGGGTCCGTGAGGGACGTCACGGTCGTGTCGGGCCTCCCGGCGTCGACGAGCACCGAGCAGCTCGAGATCCTGGATGACGAGCATCACATCCTGAGCTTCCGGGTAGTCGGGGGCGTGCACCGTCTGAAGAATTACCGGTCGGTGACATCGGTGAACGAGTTCGAGAGGGAAGGGAAGGTGTACACGGTGGTGCTGGAGTCGTATGTCGTGGACATTCCCGAGGGCAACACCGGCGAAGATACGAAGATGTTCGCCGACACCGTCATAAAGCTGAATCTCGAGAAGCTTGGGGTTGTGTCCGTGGCTTCTATGCATGGAGGGCACGGTTGA
- the LOC115756795 gene encoding transcription factor MYBS3-like isoform X2, whose amino-acid sequence MGRKCSHCGFVGHNSRTCASIQRDASFSGGGGRVMLFGVQLEAAYPCGAASRLALKKSSSMDCLMPYTCVLTSSSSPSSSAATDSSLSLRAACDAGGRLLQDEGRNRAASNTSNDGYVSDGFLGRAQERKKGVPWTEEEHRTFLMGLETLGKGDWRGISRKFVRTRTPTQVASHAQKYFLRRNSLHKRNKRRPSLFDVGQERCSAHHHGQIPKPSESFTPMRPFSPQSGSTGRDSRTRMALLTSPRTCSSDHELLSSNPVNPASTTSGCQGSKPNLELTLASPNHQLDQGSSISVT is encoded by the exons atgggaagAAAATGCTCGCACTGTGGATTCGTGGGTCACAATTCAAGAACCTGCGCATCTATCCAGAGAGACGCGAGTttcagcggcggcggcggtagaGTCATGCTGTTCGGAGTGCAGCTCGAGGCCGCTTATCCTTGTGGTGCGGCGTCGCGTCTCGCGTTGAAGAAGAGCTCGAGCATGGACTGTCTGATGCCGTACACGTGCGTTCTGACGTCGTCTTCTTCGCCGTCGTCTTCAGCGGCGAccgattcctctctctctctgcgcgctGCTTGTGACGCCGGAGGTCGTCTCCTTCAAGACGAGGGTCGCAACAGAGCAGCTAGCAACACCAGTAATGATGGGTACGTATCGGATGGCTTTCTGGGTCGAGcccaagagaggaaaaaag GCGTGCCGTGGACGGAGGAGGAGCACCGGACGTTCCTGATGGGGCTGGAGACGCTCGGGAAGGGGGATTGGAGAGGCATCTCCCGGAAGTTCGTCCGCACCAGGACGCCCACCCAGGTCGCCAGCCACGCTCAGAAGTATTTCCTCCGCCGGAACAGCCTCCACAAGCGGAACAAGCGCCGCCCCAGCCTCTTCGAC GTGGGGCAAGAAAGATGCAGTGCTCATCACCATGGACAAATCCCTAAGCCAAGTGAATCTTTCACCCCAATGCGTCCCTTCTCACCCCAATCTGGCTCGACTGGACGAGATAGCAGAACAAGAATGGCACTACTAACCTCTCCCCGTACATGTTCGTCCGATCACGAGCTCCTGAGTTCGAATCCCGTTAACCCTGCTTCGACCACAAGCGGTTGTCAGGGTtcgaaacctaacctcgagctGACGCTCGCCTCCCCGAATCATCAGTTGGATCAGGGCTCTTCGATTAGCGTCACCTAG
- the LOC115756795 gene encoding transcription factor MYBS3-like isoform X1 yields MGRKCSHCGFVGHNSRTCASIQRDASFSGGGGRVMLFGVQLEAAYPCGAASRLALKKSSSMDCLMPYTCVLTSSSSPSSSAATDSSLSLRAACDAGGRLLQDEGRNRAASNTSNDGYVSDGFLGRAQERKKGVPWTEEEHRTFLMGLETLGKGDWRGISRKFVRTRTPTQVASHAQKYFLRRNSLHKRNKRRPSLFDVTHSELSSHSSPKLQSHLAVGQERCSAHHHGQIPKPSESFTPMRPFSPQSGSTGRDSRTRMALLTSPRTCSSDHELLSSNPVNPASTTSGCQGSKPNLELTLASPNHQLDQGSSISVT; encoded by the exons atgggaagAAAATGCTCGCACTGTGGATTCGTGGGTCACAATTCAAGAACCTGCGCATCTATCCAGAGAGACGCGAGTttcagcggcggcggcggtagaGTCATGCTGTTCGGAGTGCAGCTCGAGGCCGCTTATCCTTGTGGTGCGGCGTCGCGTCTCGCGTTGAAGAAGAGCTCGAGCATGGACTGTCTGATGCCGTACACGTGCGTTCTGACGTCGTCTTCTTCGCCGTCGTCTTCAGCGGCGAccgattcctctctctctctgcgcgctGCTTGTGACGCCGGAGGTCGTCTCCTTCAAGACGAGGGTCGCAACAGAGCAGCTAGCAACACCAGTAATGATGGGTACGTATCGGATGGCTTTCTGGGTCGAGcccaagagaggaaaaaag GCGTGCCGTGGACGGAGGAGGAGCACCGGACGTTCCTGATGGGGCTGGAGACGCTCGGGAAGGGGGATTGGAGAGGCATCTCCCGGAAGTTCGTCCGCACCAGGACGCCCACCCAGGTCGCCAGCCACGCTCAGAAGTATTTCCTCCGCCGGAACAGCCTCCACAAGCGGAACAAGCGCCGCCCCAGCCTCTTCGACGTAACTCATTCCGAACTCTCCTCCCACTCTTCTCCCAAGTTGCAAAGCCATTTGGCA GTGGGGCAAGAAAGATGCAGTGCTCATCACCATGGACAAATCCCTAAGCCAAGTGAATCTTTCACCCCAATGCGTCCCTTCTCACCCCAATCTGGCTCGACTGGACGAGATAGCAGAACAAGAATGGCACTACTAACCTCTCCCCGTACATGTTCGTCCGATCACGAGCTCCTGAGTTCGAATCCCGTTAACCCTGCTTCGACCACAAGCGGTTGTCAGGGTtcgaaacctaacctcgagctGACGCTCGCCTCCCCGAATCATCAGTTGGATCAGGGCTCTTCGATTAGCGTCACCTAG